Genomic window (Notolabrus celidotus isolate fNotCel1 chromosome 15, fNotCel1.pri, whole genome shotgun sequence):
AGCTTCATGGTTTGAGTCATCTAACTAAAGATCTGATGttgttcacttttaaaaacaggattaaGAATTCTTCCAGCGGTTCAGAGAGTCAAGGTGAATTGATGGTGAACCTTTGGGAGGTATTGGTGGATGATTGGACATCATGAAGGGATATCATCTGGTgtcagtgttttattgtgtcTGTGGAGGAATATGGTTTTATGATACTTCAAGCTGTGTACTGTGATTACATTGGAATTGGCCTTCAGGATCTGCATGCAGGAAGAAAGATTACAAAGCTCAactctgtattttaaaatatgaaacactgaTTGCTTTTTATTCTGACCAACTTTacaccaaataaaaaaaagaaggacaaaCATTTCATATCAAACTGCTGACAGCAAAGTATCAAAGGTCAAAGTCCAACCACAGAGAACACACCCTGACTGTTACCGCTCTCAAAAACGGagaactcctcctcctgtcctcgaTACAAGGAACTCTGATCCACCAAGATAACTCTCTGTTCGTCATTCACTGCAGCAAGTCCACGAGAGCAGATCGCTGTCATCCATCAGagctcagacactgtttctatCCAGAGAAAGAGGAACTCTTTGACCGTCACTGAGTGGAGACATGGATCAGAACCAGCTGGACCAAGAGACTGGACTCcaagctgctcctgctgatcactgctATGCTGGACCTGAAGATGTGGCCTGTGATGTCTGCACCGGGAGGAAACTGAGAGCCtgtaaagcccaagatccacaggatgcgtcgcgttacgttacggctgcgccgcgcacgtcgcagcaaataggttcccattcaagtcaatgctctagagtccacagggcgcgctgcggcgcgtctcagctccgtctctggagcgttccgccgcgccgctctgccagagatacgcagggagtctattttcgccgctccccgcgcccagcacgcgtcaatcgacacagaaatgatcgaactatcccggaagtcaggcacgaggatcgtatgcaacatccgctcactttcaaaataaacaccatgtgcaaacacaagatcgtaaatttcaccacttcttcaacattacgtcataacctgtggcatcgggccagacgtcagtctcaaaagatatccgacaccatggacgaggaaaagtttatactgtgttgttctcgcgcgttttggagttctcgagggatcttgagtttcctgctccggagtgcgcgccgctccaaacacgcatcctatggaccagggcgaaagccccgggacggagcagagccgtgtcgcagccgtaacgcggcgcacacgcatcctgtggactccccgagtaaGTCCTGTCTGCAGTGTCTGGCTTCTTACTGTGAGAAACACCTTCAGCCTCATTTTAAAGCAGCTCCATTGAAGAAACACAAGCTTGTGGAGCCCTTCAAGAAGCTCCAGGAGAGCGTCTGCTCTCGTCAtgatgaggtgatgaagatgttctgccgtactgatcagcagtctatctgttatctctgctctgtggacGAACATAAAGGACACGACAcagtctcagctgcagcagaaaggactgagaggcagagagagcttGAGGGGACTCGActaaacatccagcagagaatcCAGGACAGTGAGAAAGATGTGAAGCTGCTTCAACAGGAGGTGGAGGTTATCAACGGCTCCGCTGATAAAGCAGTGGAGCACAGTGAGGAGATGTTCACTGAGCTGATCCGTCTCATGGAGAAAAGACGCTctgatgtgaagcagcaggtcagatcccagcaggaaactgaagtgagtcgagtcaaagagcttcaggagaagctggagcaggagatcactgagctgaagaggagagacgctgagctgcagaagctgtTACACACAGAGGACCACAACCAGTTTCTACAGGACTACCCCTCACTGTCAGGACTCAGTGGATCTACACACTCATCCAGCATCAAGATCCGTCCTCTGAGGTACTTTGAGGATGTGACAGCGGCTGTGTCAGGAGTCAGAGATAAACTACAGGACGTtctgagagagggatggacaaacatctcacagacagggactgaagtggatgttttactgtcacaaccagaaccagagcccAAGACCAGAGCTGAGTTCTTAAAATACTCACGTGACATCAcactggatccaaacacagtgaacacacGGCTGTTATTATCTGATGGGAACAGAAAAGTAACATTTACATTCCAACCTCAGTCTTATTCTAGTCACCCAGACAGATTCACTGGTTGGTTTCAGGTCCTGAGTAGAGAGAGTCTGACTGGAAGttgttactgggaggtggagCTCAGAGGAATAGTTTTTGTAGCAGTTGCATACAAGAATGTCAGCAGAGCAGGGAGGTcatgtgaatgtttgtttggacTCAATGACAAATCTTGGTCTTTATATTGTTTCAACAACAGTTATTACTTTTTGTTCAACCAAGTGGAGACTCCTGTCTCAGGTCCTCAGTCCTCCAGAGTAGGAgtgtacctggatcacagagcaggtattctgtccttctacagcatctctgaaaccatgactctcctccacagagtccagaccacattcactcagccTCTACATGCTGGACTCTGTGTTTATTATTCTGGATCAGCTGAGTTGTGTCGGCTGGAATAGACAGAAGTCATTTCAGGGACAGTGGGTTCACTTCTGTGTTTGAATTCTTCAACTTGATTTTATTCCTGTTTGTTGCTGAGAGCTGATTGttgtcagctgtcaatcaaacttgGTGGGCGGGACTTTGACATCTTCTCCTTTGTTGTTGTAACTGTTATTTACCATGAAATGGATCAAATACCAATGAATGAACAATCCACCAATATCTATATCTAGGTTCAGGAGGAGGACGGGGAGCAAAGCTCCACCACAACTGTATATTGCTTAGCACTTTGtacgttgcttagcgccgctcaagtggctgcttgttgcagcagctctctcttcgttgttcttttcttcatatctgtttagttctctttgtatttggagcctgtcaggacttttaatgactcatttgttggccatagacaccaaactggctacgtttacagtggtgtttttactatttttgttcctgtgtgtgtcttgagatcctgtgtaaccacggtaacattgtttacatatgagatcagctgttagcatcccgtagcatgttgatgctaaacgatgctaggcccaatgttccctgtgagcacgcacacgcacacacacacacacacacacacacacacacacacacacacacacacacacacacaggctaacAGGAAGTTATCATACTGTGCCAGCAGCTCAATTATGCTTAAAGAATGATCATTATCCATCAAACCTAGTGTCTGAATGGCAGATCTAAATATAATGTCACATCTAACAGTCTCTTCAGAAGtgctttgttgttttcaatttcTGTGTCCATCAGTTTTTGTTGCTGGCTGTCAATTCCAGAGGTCTCTGAGACAGAGTGATGTAGATATTTCCAGTGGCAATATTTGTGTCCACTGTGGAGACATTTTTGTGGGCCATAGCCCAGAGTCACTGTAACAGATGTTCAGATGTCAGACTGCTGCTCTGACCCACTCTGCTCGGGCAGCGGACCCTCGTCCTCCTTACCATAACTTTCACTCTTCTtcccgtctctctctccctgtgacTGGAGCTGGTGGTCACAGCCCCTCCCCCTCCGTGTTCATGAgtacagctctctctctctctctctctctctctctctctctctctctctctctctcctcctgagcAACAAGCCTCACCTGTGTCACCTGTCATCTACAAGCTGCAGCTGAGTCTCTCCTCCCATCTCTCAGACTGAGCTGTGAGAGGAGGTTTGGTTTTAGACGAGCTAACGGTCATTTAAGCTAACGGTCATTTCAGCTAACGGACATTTAAGCTAACGGTCATTTCAGCTAACGGTCATTTAAGCTACGCTGAATCTGCTCGTCATCGCCTGatctctgtgtttatctgttttaCCTGGTGCAGGATTATCCTGGGTCACTTTGTTTTCCACTTCACATCATTCTACAAAATGTGCCCATAAATTCACATCCACCCatcttttcatttctctttctcttttctctcgtCGTGTTTGTGCCCCTGATTTCTGGCACAGGGGTTAGCAGGAGGGGGCGGGGTTTGTGGGAAAACATTTGAATGCATGGCTATGATGGGCCAAACCATTTTTACATGAAGGGAGAGTAAAATTGTTTTTGCCCATTATGTCACGTAAAattaggaaaataaaacaaggaaaGCTTCATACGGGACTCAaattttacacttttaaaaaggaataaaatatatttttaaaaaatatttcagaaaatATTTTCCCTGTCACAGGGCCCAGTTCTTGGCCCCCCTTTGACCAAGGACCAGGGCTAAC
Coding sequences:
- the LOC117826631 gene encoding tripartite motif-containing protein 16-like; translated protein: MDQNQLDQETGLQAAPADHCYAGPEDVACDVCTGRKLRASPLKKHKLVEPFKKLQESVCSRHDEVMKMFCRTDQQSICYLCSVDEHKGHDTVSAAAERTERQRELEGTRLNIQQRIQDSEKDVKLLQQEVEVINGSADKAVEHSEEMFTELIRLMEKRRSDVKQQVRSQQETEVSRVKELQEKLEQEITELKRRDAELQKLLHTEDHNQFLQDYPSLSGLSGSTHSSSIKIRPLRYFEDVTAAVSGVRDKLQDVLREGWTNISQTGTEVDVLLSQPEPEPKTRAEFLKYSRDITLDPNTVNTRLLLSDGNRKVTFTFQPQSYSSHPDRFTGWFQVLSRESLTGSCYWEVELRGIVFVAVAYKNVSRAGRSCECLFGLNDKSWSLYCFNNSYYFLFNQVETPVSGPQSSRVGVYLDHRAGILSFYSISETMTLLHRVQTTFTQPLHAGLCVYYSGSAELCRLE